From the genome of Lentilactobacillus buchneri, one region includes:
- the rpsH gene encoding 30S ribosomal protein S8 translates to MSMTDPIADFLTRIRNANMVYHETVEVPASKIKRDIAEILKREGFVRDVEYIEDDKQGIIRVFLKYGKDKQRVITGLKRISKPGLRSYVKADAVPKVLNGLGIAIISTSNGVITDKQARAQKIGGEVLAYVW, encoded by the coding sequence ATGTCTATGACTGATCCAATTGCAGACTTTTTAACTCGCATTCGTAATGCAAACATGGTTTACCATGAAACAGTTGAAGTTCCTGCATCAAAAATCAAACGTGACATCGCTGAAATCCTTAAACGTGAGGGTTTTGTACGCGATGTTGAATATATCGAAGATGACAAACAAGGCATTATCCGTGTTTTCTTAAAGTATGGCAAGGATAAGCAACGTGTCATCACTGGTCTTAAGAGAATTTCTAAGCCAGGTTTACGTTCGTATGTTAAAGCAGATGCTGTTCCCAAGGTTTTAAATGGTCTTGGAATTGCTATCATTTCCACATCAAATGGTGTGATCACAGATAAGCAAGCACGCGCCCAAAAAATTGGCGGCGAAGTGTTAGCTTACGTCTGGTAA
- the rpmJ gene encoding 50S ribosomal protein L36, giving the protein MKVRPSVRKMCEHCKIIKRKGRVMVICSANPKHKQRQGK; this is encoded by the coding sequence ATGAAAGTACGACCATCAGTACGAAAAATGTGTGAACATTGCAAGATTATTAAACGAAAAGGCCGAGTAATGGTTATTTGCTCAGCAAACCCAAAGCACAAACAACGCCAAGGTAAATAA
- the rpmD gene encoding 50S ribosomal protein L30, protein MAQLKITLKRSVTHRLPKQRKIVKALGLGRVNSTVVKPDNESIRGALFQIAHLIEVEQVKD, encoded by the coding sequence ATGGCTCAATTAAAAATTACTTTAAAACGTAGCGTAACTCATCGCCTTCCAAAGCAACGTAAAATTGTGAAGGCACTTGGCTTGGGTCGAGTTAATAGTACCGTTGTTAAACCAGACAACGAATCTATTCGTGGAGCCCTTTTCCAAATTGCTCACTTAATCGAAGTTGAACAAGTTAAAGACTAA
- the rpsE gene encoding 30S ribosomal protein S5 — MKKFIDPDKLELEDNVVSINRITKVVKGGRRLRFAALVVVGDKHGHVGFGTGKAQEVPEAIRKAVEAARKNLIEVPIVGTTIPHEVLGTFGGGRILLKPAEEGSGVAAGGAVRSVMELAGIDDVTSKRLGSNTPINVIRATFKGLVELKSAEEISALRGVSTQHLAE; from the coding sequence ATGAAGAAATTTATTGATCCAGATAAGTTAGAGCTTGAAGACAACGTAGTTTCGATTAACCGGATCACTAAAGTTGTAAAAGGTGGACGTCGTCTTCGTTTTGCTGCTTTAGTTGTTGTTGGAGACAAGCACGGTCATGTTGGTTTTGGAACTGGTAAAGCTCAAGAAGTTCCAGAAGCAATCCGTAAAGCCGTTGAAGCTGCTCGTAAAAACTTAATTGAGGTTCCGATTGTTGGTACAACGATTCCTCATGAAGTTCTCGGAACATTTGGTGGCGGCCGAATTTTATTGAAGCCTGCTGAAGAAGGTTCTGGAGTAGCAGCTGGTGGTGCCGTTCGTTCCGTGATGGAATTAGCTGGTATTGACGATGTTACTAGTAAACGACTAGGTTCCAATACTCCTATCAACGTTATCCGGGCAACATTCAAGGGCTTGGTTGAGTTGAAGAGTGCTGAAGAAATTTCAGCTTTACGTGGGGTTTCAACCCAACATTTAGCTGAATAA
- a CDS encoding energy-coupling factor transporter ATPase → MKDIIQIKNISFNYPEQEKLFNDFSMNIQEGKWTAIIGQNGSGKSTLARLIDGLIVLKSGQIVVDGLTVNDANIFDIRNKIGMVFQNPEDQFVGATVEDDVAFGLENRRVPREQMHQIVEQSLRQVGMWDFRDRIPANLSGGQKQRVAIAGIIALSPKIIILDEATSMLDPRGRQNILKLVNQIKRENNLTVISITHDIDEAAGADQVIVVNQGQVVEADQPDHIFGDIEKLTSIGLSAPFTSELLSALKKRGIDSHSQYLNDERLITWIKQLISKK, encoded by the coding sequence ATGAAGGATATTATTCAAATTAAAAACATTTCTTTCAATTACCCCGAACAAGAAAAACTTTTTAATGATTTTTCGATGAATATTCAGGAAGGTAAATGGACGGCCATCATTGGCCAAAATGGAAGTGGGAAGAGTACACTGGCCCGCTTAATTGACGGCTTGATTGTTTTGAAGTCTGGTCAAATCGTTGTTGATGGACTGACGGTCAACGATGCAAATATCTTTGATATTCGAAATAAGATTGGCATGGTTTTTCAAAATCCCGAAGACCAGTTTGTTGGAGCAACCGTAGAGGATGACGTTGCATTTGGCTTAGAGAATCGCCGAGTTCCTCGTGAGCAAATGCATCAAATTGTTGAACAAAGCCTTCGACAGGTTGGCATGTGGGACTTTCGTGATCGGATTCCTGCTAATTTATCTGGCGGACAAAAGCAGCGCGTTGCGATTGCCGGAATTATTGCCCTTAGTCCGAAAATCATCATTTTGGACGAAGCTACCAGCATGCTGGATCCTCGCGGCCGACAAAACATTTTAAAACTGGTTAATCAGATTAAACGCGAAAATAATCTGACCGTCATTTCCATTACGCATGACATAGATGAGGCCGCCGGTGCTGACCAAGTCATTGTTGTCAACCAAGGTCAAGTTGTTGAAGCTGATCAGCCGGATCATATTTTTGGTGATATTGAAAAATTGACATCGATTGGCTTATCCGCACCTTTTACGTCCGAATTACTGTCAGCCCTCAAAAAGCGTGGAATCGACTCACATAGTCAATATCTCAATGATGAGAGGTTAATTACATGGATCAAACAATTAATTTCAAAGAAGTAA
- a CDS encoding energy-coupling factor transporter transmembrane component T family protein, which translates to MSNFLFGRYLPGNSWVHQMSPQSKLMLSFYFVVVIFFANNIWTYAALSVLILIVVLMSGVSIGYFLKGIRPLIWLIIFTVLLQILFSSGGHVYWHFGPFSVSDTSLINGGFIFIRFLLIIMISTVLTLTTTPLAIADGVQTVLRPLKKVHFPVDTLALMLSIALRFVPTLMDEMETILNAQRSRGVDFGSGSLRHRIQAAVPLLVPLFTGAINHAENLSTAMEARGFTDSEHRSKYRIYRWQRKDTISWAVFLLVGVLVLFIRKS; encoded by the coding sequence ATGAGTAATTTTCTATTTGGTCGGTACCTTCCAGGCAATTCTTGGGTTCATCAAATGAGTCCCCAATCCAAATTGATGCTAAGCTTTTATTTTGTGGTTGTGATTTTCTTTGCCAATAACATTTGGACTTATGCGGCATTGAGTGTGTTGATTCTCATAGTGGTCCTCATGTCAGGCGTGTCGATTGGTTATTTTCTAAAAGGGATTAGGCCACTTATTTGGTTGATTATTTTTACTGTCTTACTGCAGATTCTATTCAGCAGTGGGGGACATGTCTATTGGCATTTTGGTCCATTTTCAGTCAGTGATACCAGCTTAATTAACGGTGGTTTTATTTTCATCCGATTTCTGTTGATTATCATGATCTCGACGGTTTTGACCTTGACAACAACGCCCTTGGCGATTGCAGACGGGGTGCAGACCGTTCTTCGGCCTCTCAAAAAAGTTCACTTTCCTGTGGACACATTGGCGTTGATGCTTTCAATTGCTTTACGTTTTGTACCGACCTTAATGGATGAAATGGAAACTATTTTAAATGCTCAACGGTCAAGAGGGGTGGACTTTGGGTCCGGAAGCTTACGCCATCGGATTCAAGCAGCCGTTCCCCTGCTCGTCCCATTATTTACCGGAGCAATCAATCATGCAGAAAACCTGTCAACTGCCATGGAAGCCCGTGGCTTTACCGACAGTGAGCACCGCAGCAAATACCGGATTTATCGGTGGCAGCGAAAAGATACCATTAGTTGGGCAGTCTTTTTGTTAGTCGGGGTGCTCGTTTTATTCATAAGAAAGAGTTGA
- the infA gene encoding translation initiation factor IF-1, translated as MAKDNVIEVEGKVVETLPNAMFRVELENGHEILAHVSGKIRMHYIRILPGDKVTVEMSPYDLTKGRITYRFK; from the coding sequence GTGGCTAAAGATAATGTTATTGAAGTTGAAGGAAAAGTCGTAGAAACATTGCCGAATGCAATGTTTAGAGTTGAACTGGAGAATGGACACGAAATTCTAGCTCATGTTTCTGGAAAGATCCGAATGCATTACATTCGGATTCTTCCTGGAGATAAGGTTACCGTTGAAATGTCTCCTTACGACTTAACCAAGGGACGTATTACTTATCGATTTAAGTAG
- the rpsM gene encoding 30S ribosomal protein S13, translated as MARIAGIDLPRDKRIVIGLTYIFGIGNTTAQKVLAKAGVSEDVRVRDLTPDQEDKIREVVGDLKIEGDLRREVSMNIKRLQEIGSYRGMRHRRGLPVRGQHTKNNARTRKGSKVAAGRRK; from the coding sequence ATGGCTCGTATTGCCGGAATTGATTTACCCCGTGACAAGCGAATTGTTATCGGATTAACTTACATTTTTGGTATTGGTAACACAACAGCTCAAAAAGTCTTAGCAAAAGCTGGAGTTTCTGAAGATGTTCGTGTACGTGATTTGACACCAGACCAAGAAGACAAGATTCGTGAAGTTGTCGGCGATCTTAAAATCGAAGGTGACTTACGTCGTGAAGTAAGTATGAACATCAAACGACTTCAAGAAATTGGATCATATCGTGGGATGCGTCATCGTCGCGGATTGCCAGTTCGTGGTCAACATACCAAGAACAATGCCCGCACACGTAAAGGTAGCAAAGTTGCTGCTGGTAGAAGAAAATAA
- the rplF gene encoding 50S ribosomal protein L6 — protein MSRIGYKTIELPKGVEVKADGNTVTVKGAKGSLTREISSQIKMTIKDNEVNFEPIGDYNDKVRALHGTTRANVSNMVDGVTTGFKKTLKLVGVGYRAQLKGKNLTLNVGYSNPVEMTVPDDLTVEVPDNTTIHINGISKQAVGDFAASVRSVRSPEPYKGKGIRYENEHIIRKEGKTGK, from the coding sequence ATGAGTCGAATTGGTTATAAAACCATCGAATTACCAAAAGGTGTCGAGGTAAAAGCAGATGGGAATACTGTAACTGTCAAAGGTGCCAAAGGATCTTTAACCCGCGAGATTTCATCACAAATCAAGATGACTATCAAAGATAACGAAGTTAACTTTGAGCCCATTGGTGATTACAACGACAAAGTACGTGCATTGCATGGTACAACTCGTGCCAACGTCAGCAACATGGTTGATGGCGTAACTACTGGCTTCAAAAAGACTTTGAAGTTGGTTGGTGTTGGTTATCGTGCACAACTTAAGGGCAAGAACCTGACATTAAACGTTGGTTATTCAAACCCAGTTGAAATGACTGTTCCAGATGATCTAACTGTTGAAGTTCCTGATAACACAACGATTCACATCAATGGTATCAGCAAACAAGCAGTTGGTGACTTTGCTGCATCAGTTCGTTCAGTACGTTCACCAGAACCATATAAGGGTAAAGGTATTCGTTATGAGAATGAACATATTATTCGTAAGGAAGGTAAGACTGGTAAGTAG
- a CDS encoding adenylate kinase, translated as MNLILMGLPGAGKGTQAQFIVDKYHVPHISTGDMFRDAISNSTPLGVKAKSFTDKGDLVPDEVTNGIVKERLAQDDTKPGFLLDGYPRTLEQADVLSQMTKDLDKPLTAVINIDVDPKLLTERLSGRFICKNCGATYHKLYHMPKVPGTCDVCGGHEFYQREDDKPEAVKNRLKVNVKMNTPLIAYYKDRNLLFNVDGSKDIDEVWQNVDKILSTL; from the coding sequence TTGAACTTGATATTAATGGGATTACCTGGTGCGGGGAAAGGTACTCAAGCCCAATTTATTGTGGACAAGTATCACGTACCTCACATTTCAACAGGAGACATGTTCCGAGATGCAATCTCGAATAGTACACCACTTGGGGTTAAGGCCAAATCCTTTACTGATAAAGGGGATTTAGTTCCTGATGAAGTGACTAATGGGATTGTAAAGGAAAGATTAGCCCAAGATGATACTAAACCAGGCTTCTTATTAGATGGTTATCCCAGAACTTTGGAACAAGCAGATGTGTTGTCGCAAATGACCAAAGACTTGGATAAACCTTTGACAGCCGTTATCAACATTGATGTTGATCCTAAGTTGTTGACTGAGCGTTTGTCAGGTCGCTTCATCTGTAAAAACTGTGGTGCCACTTATCATAAGTTGTACCATATGCCTAAAGTTCCCGGTACCTGCGATGTCTGTGGTGGGCATGAATTTTATCAGCGTGAGGATGACAAACCAGAGGCTGTTAAAAATCGTCTTAAGGTTAACGTTAAGATGAATACACCATTGATCGCATACTATAAGGATCGAAATCTTTTATTCAATGTCGATGGCAGCAAAGACATTGATGAAGTTTGGCAAAATGTTGACAAAATCTTGAGCACACTCTAA
- the rplR gene encoding 50S ribosomal protein L18, whose protein sequence is MTILISKPDKNKNRKRRHNRVRNKISGTAERPRLNVYRSNKNIYAQVIDDVEGVTLVSASTLDSAISSGNKTEQAASVGKLVAQRASEKNIKDVVFDRGGYLYHGRVQALADAARENGLEF, encoded by the coding sequence GTGACTATTTTGATTTCTAAACCAGATAAGAATAAGAATCGGAAACGCCGTCATAATCGTGTCCGTAATAAAATTTCTGGTACTGCCGAGCGCCCACGCTTGAATGTTTATCGTTCTAATAAAAACATCTACGCTCAAGTAATTGATGACGTAGAGGGTGTAACGCTTGTTAGTGCCTCAACACTTGATTCTGCAATCAGTAGTGGTAACAAGACTGAACAAGCAGCTAGTGTTGGTAAATTAGTAGCTCAACGCGCTAGCGAAAAGAACATTAAAGATGTTGTTTTCGATCGTGGTGGATACTTGTATCATGGTCGTGTTCAAGCTCTTGCAGATGCTGCTCGTGAAAATGGACTAGAATTCTAA
- the rpsK gene encoding 30S ribosomal protein S11 — MVNKKTSRKRRAKKNIAAGVAHIHSTFNNTLVMITDTTGNAVSWSSAGALGFRGSRKSTPFAAQMAAEAAAKASMEHGMKSVEVAVKGPGSGREAAIRALQATGLEVTAIRDVTPVPHNGSRPPKRRRV; from the coding sequence ATGGTAAACAAAAAGACAAGTCGTAAACGCCGTGCTAAAAAGAATATTGCTGCTGGTGTTGCACATATCCATTCAACATTCAACAATACTTTAGTTATGATTACCGACACCACTGGGAATGCGGTTTCTTGGTCATCAGCCGGTGCATTAGGTTTCCGTGGAAGTCGTAAGTCAACACCATTTGCTGCTCAAATGGCTGCCGAAGCTGCTGCTAAGGCATCAATGGAACATGGTATGAAATCCGTTGAAGTTGCTGTCAAAGGACCAGGTTCAGGCCGTGAAGCTGCCATTCGTGCACTTCAAGCTACTGGATTGGAAGTTACTGCTATTCGTGATGTTACTCCGGTACCTCACAATGGTTCTCGTCCTCCAAAGCGTCGTCGAGTTTAA
- a CDS encoding DNA-directed RNA polymerase subunit alpha, translated as MIEFEKPNIHKIEETNNFGEVVVEPLERGYGTTLGNSLRRTLLSSLPGAAVTSIQIDDVLHEFSTIKGVVEDVTQIILNVKKISLKLDGPEDEEENLEIDVIGPADVTAGDIQADSDVTVLNPDLHIATVAEGATFHMRLTANKGRGYVSAVENKKRSSEMPIGVLPVDSIYTPIERVNYQVESTRVGQRDDFDKLTLDIWTDGSITPSEAVSLAAKILTEHLEMFVDLTDEAKNTEIMVEKEETHKEKMLEMTIEELDLSVRSYNCLKRAGINTVQELTEKTEADMMKVRNLGRKSLEEVKEKLAALGLSLRKED; from the coding sequence ATGATTGAATTTGAAAAGCCTAACATTCATAAAATTGAAGAAACAAATAATTTTGGTGAAGTTGTCGTTGAACCGCTCGAGCGTGGATATGGTACAACTCTCGGAAATTCTTTGAGACGTACATTACTGTCATCTCTTCCTGGCGCTGCTGTTACCAGCATCCAGATTGATGATGTACTGCACGAATTTTCGACGATCAAAGGTGTTGTCGAAGATGTGACTCAGATTATATTGAATGTTAAGAAAATTTCTTTGAAATTAGATGGGCCAGAAGATGAAGAAGAAAATTTGGAAATCGATGTAATTGGTCCTGCTGATGTTACTGCCGGTGATATTCAAGCTGACAGTGATGTGACTGTTCTGAACCCTGATTTGCACATCGCTACCGTTGCTGAAGGTGCCACATTCCATATGCGGTTAACCGCCAACAAAGGTCGTGGATACGTTTCTGCTGTGGAAAACAAAAAGCGCAGTTCTGAAATGCCTATTGGTGTGCTTCCCGTCGATTCTATTTATACCCCAATCGAACGTGTCAACTATCAGGTTGAAAGTACACGGGTTGGTCAACGCGATGATTTTGATAAGCTTACACTGGATATTTGGACTGATGGTTCAATTACTCCGAGTGAAGCAGTTAGTTTGGCGGCCAAAATTTTAACCGAACATCTAGAGATGTTTGTTGATTTGACTGATGAAGCTAAGAATACCGAAATCATGGTCGAGAAGGAAGAAACCCACAAAGAAAAAATGTTGGAAATGACAATTGAAGAATTGGACCTATCAGTTCGTTCATACAACTGTCTTAAACGTGCCGGCATTAATACTGTTCAAGAACTTACGGAAAAGACCGAAGCTGATATGATGAAGGTTCGTAATCTTGGTCGCAAGTCACTTGAAGAAGTTAAAGAAAAGCTTGCTGCATTGGGCCTTTCACTTCGTAAAGAAGACTAA
- the rplQ gene encoding 50S ribosomal protein L17 → MGYRKLQRSSAHRRSLLRNLTTELIIHGQIITTEAKAKEVRSTADKMISLGKRGDLHARRQAASFVRDVVADVKEDGDDINVTTALQKVFGELATKYADRNGGYTRILKTMPRRGDGAPMVILELVD, encoded by the coding sequence ATGGGTTATCGGAAATTACAACGTAGTAGTGCACATCGTCGCTCATTGCTTCGTAATTTGACTACTGAGTTAATTATTCATGGTCAAATCATTACTACTGAAGCAAAAGCTAAGGAAGTTCGCTCAACTGCTGACAAGATGATTTCACTTGGCAAGCGCGGCGATTTACACGCCCGTCGTCAAGCTGCATCATTTGTTCGTGATGTTGTTGCTGATGTTAAAGAAGATGGTGACGATATTAACGTTACGACTGCTTTGCAAAAAGTATTTGGCGAATTAGCTACAAAGTATGCTGATCGTAATGGTGGATATACACGAATTTTGAAGACTATGCCTCGTCGTGGCGACGGTGCTCCAATGGTCATTTTAGAGTTAGTTGACTAA
- the secY gene encoding preprotein translocase subunit SecY, whose product MLSTLAKAFKVKDIRNKMLFTLFVLVIFRLGAYITVPGINAKALTSVASSGLVSILNTFSGGGLTNYSIFAMGVSPYITAQIIIQLLQMDIVPKYVEWGKQGEVGRRKLNQHTRYLTVILAFFQSVGITAGFNQLSSLNLVQNPSIKTFVIIGLILTGGTMLTTWMGDMITERGLGNGISMIIFAGIIARIPVGLQSLWTQYFVGVSGADLWQPILFAIALLIIVLVIVTFVTWVQQAERRVPIQYTRRVSGSPDSSYLPLKVNVAGVIPVIFASSFIATPQTILMAFTNNYSTATWFQVLNNLFNMQTPTGAAFYTILIIMFTFFYAFVQVNPEKLSENLQKQGSYIPGVWPGHETQSYVSDLLMKLSTVGALFLGVVALIPLIAQNLWNLDESIGLGGTSLLIVVGVAIETIRQIRGLMMKREYVGFIHDTRPTDD is encoded by the coding sequence ATGCTTTCGACTTTAGCAAAAGCATTCAAAGTGAAGGATATTCGCAATAAAATGCTTTTTACTTTGTTTGTGCTAGTTATATTCCGTCTGGGAGCATACATAACTGTTCCCGGGATCAATGCCAAAGCATTAACATCCGTTGCATCTTCTGGTTTGGTTAGTATCCTGAACACCTTTAGTGGTGGTGGGTTGACTAATTATTCCATCTTTGCGATGGGGGTCTCACCTTATATCACTGCACAAATTATCATCCAGTTGCTCCAGATGGACATTGTTCCAAAATATGTTGAATGGGGTAAGCAAGGTGAAGTTGGTCGTCGTAAATTAAATCAACATACGAGATACTTAACCGTCATCCTAGCCTTTTTCCAATCCGTTGGAATTACCGCAGGATTTAATCAATTAAGTAGTCTGAATCTTGTTCAAAATCCAAGTATCAAAACATTTGTGATCATCGGCTTGATTTTAACCGGTGGAACAATGTTAACAACTTGGATGGGGGACATGATTACTGAGCGTGGCTTAGGAAATGGGATTTCAATGATTATCTTTGCTGGTATCATTGCCCGAATTCCAGTCGGACTTCAGTCATTGTGGACCCAGTATTTTGTTGGCGTTTCTGGCGCTGATCTATGGCAACCAATCCTTTTTGCGATTGCATTGCTGATAATCGTGTTAGTGATCGTAACCTTTGTTACTTGGGTTCAACAAGCTGAACGAAGAGTACCAATTCAATATACAAGGCGAGTTTCTGGATCCCCAGACAGCAGTTACCTTCCATTGAAGGTTAACGTTGCTGGTGTTATTCCAGTTATCTTTGCAAGTTCATTTATTGCAACGCCGCAAACTATCTTGATGGCATTCACTAACAATTACTCAACTGCAACTTGGTTCCAGGTATTGAATAATCTATTCAATATGCAAACGCCGACCGGTGCAGCTTTCTATACAATTCTCATTATCATGTTCACTTTCTTCTATGCCTTTGTTCAAGTTAACCCGGAAAAGCTTTCGGAGAATTTGCAAAAGCAAGGCAGTTACATTCCTGGTGTTTGGCCAGGGCATGAGACCCAATCTTATGTGTCTGATCTGTTGATGAAGCTAAGTACTGTCGGTGCGTTATTCCTTGGAGTGGTTGCTTTGATTCCTTTGATTGCGCAAAACCTGTGGAACTTAGATGAATCAATTGGGTTAGGTGGAACTAGCCTGTTAATTGTTGTTGGTGTTGCTATTGAAACAATTCGTCAGATTCGTGGTTTAATGATGAAGCGAGAGTACGTTGGCTTCATTCATGATACTCGACCAACTGATGACTAA
- the truA gene encoding tRNA pseudouridine(38-40) synthase TruA, producing MRYKVTLAYDGTLFSGFERQPKRRTIEGVLTQKVNIMAKNPDPPIVVYGSGRTDAGVHALGQVVHFDFPFDLPTKAIYRGLNSLLPLDMEIKKAEKVSNTFHARYDVSGKRYVYRLDLGEFKDPFKRNYTGNWRFPIDIERVQTAMNDFVGEHDFSSFVASGSTARSNVRTIYEANAILDKSANEIRLEFYGNGFLYNMVRIMVGVVVEIGSQMRPEHDILRLYEVKDRDQARRTMPASGLYLKKVYYEGEDPKHPTKLPKRQR from the coding sequence ATTCGATACAAAGTGACGTTAGCCTATGATGGCACGTTGTTCAGCGGCTTTGAGCGCCAGCCCAAGCGCAGAACGATTGAGGGTGTTTTGACCCAAAAAGTGAATATCATGGCAAAAAATCCCGACCCACCAATTGTCGTCTACGGATCTGGCAGGACAGATGCCGGTGTCCATGCCCTTGGACAAGTTGTCCATTTTGATTTCCCGTTCGATTTGCCAACCAAGGCAATTTATCGGGGACTAAACAGTCTCCTGCCGCTTGACATGGAGATTAAAAAAGCGGAAAAGGTATCCAATACTTTCCATGCCCGCTACGATGTGTCCGGTAAACGGTATGTTTATCGGCTGGATTTAGGCGAATTTAAGGATCCGTTCAAACGGAATTATACCGGAAATTGGCGTTTTCCCATTGATATTGAACGGGTTCAAACGGCAATGAATGATTTCGTTGGTGAACATGACTTTTCCAGTTTTGTCGCTTCGGGGTCGACTGCACGATCCAATGTTCGAACGATTTATGAAGCTAATGCGATTTTGGACAAATCAGCCAACGAAATTCGGCTTGAGTTCTATGGCAATGGTTTCCTCTATAACATGGTTCGAATCATGGTTGGGGTAGTTGTTGAGATTGGGTCTCAAATGCGCCCTGAGCACGATATATTGCGCTTATACGAGGTGAAAGATCGTGACCAGGCCCGACGAACCATGCCGGCATCCGGTTTGTACTTAAAGAAAGTCTATTATGAGGGTGAAGATCCGAAGCATCCCACGAAATTGCCAAAACGACAACGATAA
- the rplO gene encoding 50S ribosomal protein L15: MKLNELKAAEGSRSLRTRKGRGRSAGKGKTAGRGQKGQKARSKTRVGFEGGQMPLYRRIPKRGFNNINRKEYAVVNVVKLESFDNGTEVTPELLQQSGLVKNAKSGIKILGEGELTKKLTVKASKFSKAAQSVIENAGGKIEVV; the protein is encoded by the coding sequence ATGAAATTAAATGAATTGAAGGCTGCTGAAGGTTCTCGTTCATTACGTACTCGTAAAGGTCGTGGCCGTTCTGCCGGTAAAGGTAAGACTGCTGGTCGTGGCCAAAAAGGTCAAAAAGCTCGTAGCAAGACTCGTGTAGGTTTCGAAGGTGGCCAAATGCCATTGTATCGTCGAATTCCTAAACGCGGATTCAACAACATCAACCGCAAGGAATATGCTGTTGTAAATGTTGTTAAGCTTGAAAGCTTTGACAACGGTACGGAAGTTACGCCTGAATTACTTCAACAATCAGGACTCGTTAAGAATGCCAAATCAGGCATCAAGATTCTTGGTGAAGGTGAACTTACTAAAAAGTTGACCGTCAAGGCTAGCAAGTTTTCAAAGGCTGCACAATCCGTAATTGAAAATGCGGGCGGTAAAATCGAGGTGGTTTAA
- a CDS encoding energy-coupling factor ABC transporter ATP-binding protein, with protein sequence MDQTINFKEVTHTYQADTPFAQNALNQVSLTIASGSFTAIIGHTGSGKSTLVQHINALLKPTTGEIEVSGRTITPATTNKNLKQLRKHVGMVFQFPEKQLFEETVIKDIMFGPKNYGASDEEARSDAQQAMALVGIDEDLQDKSPFDLSGGQMRRVAIAGVLAMKPEILILDEPTAGLDPRGHKEIMDLAEDLHEHQGMTIILVTHQMDDVVDYASDVIVMDQGKIVKHGRPQEIFSDPQWVYQMHLDLPSSAEFASRLITAGVPLKSVPLTIDKLADAIVEAVQGGHVHE encoded by the coding sequence ATGGATCAAACAATTAATTTCAAAGAAGTAACTCATACTTATCAAGCTGATACACCATTTGCTCAAAATGCTTTGAATCAGGTATCCTTAACCATTGCCAGCGGGTCATTTACAGCAATTATCGGTCACACCGGTAGCGGCAAGTCCACTTTGGTACAGCACATTAATGCGCTTCTCAAGCCGACTACGGGAGAAATTGAGGTGTCAGGGCGAACGATTACACCTGCGACCACCAATAAGAATTTAAAGCAACTTCGTAAGCACGTCGGCATGGTATTTCAATTTCCGGAAAAACAATTATTCGAAGAAACGGTTATCAAAGATATTATGTTTGGCCCCAAAAATTATGGGGCTTCTGACGAAGAAGCCAGAAGCGATGCCCAACAGGCGATGGCATTAGTTGGCATCGATGAAGATTTACAAGACAAGTCGCCATTTGATCTTTCCGGCGGCCAAATGAGAAGAGTTGCGATTGCTGGGGTTTTGGCAATGAAGCCGGAAATTCTCATTCTGGATGAACCCACTGCTGGTTTGGATCCTCGCGGCCACAAAGAAATTATGGACTTGGCTGAAGACCTGCACGAACATCAGGGCATGACGATTATTCTCGTCACGCATCAAATGGATGATGTTGTTGATTACGCTTCTGACGTTATTGTGATGGATCAAGGGAAGATTGTTAAACATGGAAGACCGCAAGAGATTTTTTCGGATCCCCAGTGGGTATATCAGATGCATCTGGATTTGCCGAGTAGTGCTGAGTTTGCTTCCCGATTGATCACTGCAGGGGTTCCGTTAAAAAGTGTTCCACTGACAATTGACAAATTGGCGGATGCAATCGTAGAAGCTGTTCAAGGGGGTCACGTCCATGAGTAA